In a genomic window of Streptococcus oralis subsp. tigurinus:
- the rnmV gene encoding ribonuclease M5 yields MKEKISQVIVVEGRDDTANLKRYFDVETYETRGSAINDQDIERIQRLHELHGVIVFTDPDFNGERIRRMIMTAIPTVQHAFLKRDEAAPKSKTKGCSLGIEHASYENLKTALAQVTEQFENENEFDISRGDLIRLGFLAGADSRRRREYLGEQLRIGYSNGKQLLKRLELFGISLAEVEDAMTSYED; encoded by the coding sequence AGTCATCGTGGTCGAAGGTCGCGATGATACGGCCAATCTCAAACGTTACTTTGATGTAGAGACCTATGAAACACGAGGTTCCGCAATAAATGACCAGGATATAGAACGCATTCAACGCCTGCATGAATTGCATGGAGTCATTGTCTTTACCGATCCAGATTTTAATGGGGAGCGGATTCGGCGTATGATTATGACGGCCATTCCAACGGTGCAGCATGCCTTTCTCAAGCGAGATGAGGCTGCTCCCAAATCCAAGACTAAGGGATGTTCTCTGGGAATCGAACACGCTAGCTATGAGAACCTGAAAACAGCGCTGGCTCAGGTGACAGAGCAATTTGAAAATGAGAACGAATTTGACATCAGTCGTGGTGACTTGATTCGCCTAGGTTTCTTAGCGGGAGCAGACAGTCGTAGGCGCAGAGAGTATCTAGGCGAACAGCTCCGCATCGGCTATTCCAACGGCAAGCAACTCCTTAAGCGCTTAGAGTTGTTTGGCATTAGTCTAGCTGAAGTTGAAGATGCTATGACCAGTTATGAGGATTGA